One segment of uncultured Tolumonas sp. DNA contains the following:
- a CDS encoding PTS lactose/cellobiose transporter subunit IIA: MMDLEEAVMGIIVNAGQSRSLCFEALHQAKQGQFVEADSLLKEASTYAREAHAVQTQLIEADEGEGKTKMTLVMVHAQDHLMTSILAKELITELVDVYRQNAVRP, translated from the coding sequence ATGATGGATTTAGAAGAAGCAGTCATGGGCATCATCGTGAATGCCGGCCAATCGCGCAGCCTTTGTTTTGAAGCCTTACATCAGGCTAAACAAGGCCAGTTTGTGGAAGCCGATTCGCTGTTAAAAGAAGCCAGCACTTATGCCCGTGAAGCGCATGCGGTGCAAACCCAGCTGATTGAAGCCGATGAAGGTGAAGGCAAAACAAAAATGACACTGGTGATGGTGCATGCGCAAGATCATCTGATGACCTCGATTCTGGCCAAAGAGTTGATCACCGAATTGGTGGATGTTTACAGACAGAATGCCGTCAGACCGTAA
- a CDS encoding glycoside hydrolase family 1 protein: MKYQFPENFWWGSASSGPQSEGATLRDGKSPTIWDQWFDESPNRFFNQVGPQETSTFYDNFRSDIQLMKQLNHNTFRTSIAWARLIPNGTGDVNPLAVKFYNDMLDELLANGIEPFINLFHFDMPMCMQEKGGWESREVVDAYAEFAETCFRLFGGKVKFWFTFNEPIVPVEGGYLYDFHYPNVVDFRRAATVAYHTMLAHAKAVQRYRALQLEGQIGIVLNLTPSYPRSQHPADLQASKIADLFFNRSFLDPAVKGEYPTELVELLKQYDQLPNCEAGDAELLAQGKVDLLGVNYYQPRRVKARANAVNPGSPFMPEWFFDYYEMPGRKMNPHRGWEIYEKGIYDILTNLRDNYGNISSYISENGMGVEGEEKFLVDGQIQDAYRIDFIRNHLQWLHRGISENCACKGYHLWTFIDNWSWSNAYKNRYGFVQLDLATQKRTVKKSGEWFADVSRNNGF; the protein is encoded by the coding sequence ATGAAATACCAATTTCCGGAAAATTTCTGGTGGGGCAGCGCCTCGTCCGGTCCACAATCTGAAGGTGCCACCCTGCGTGATGGCAAATCACCAACCATCTGGGATCAGTGGTTTGACGAATCGCCTAACCGTTTTTTTAATCAGGTCGGCCCGCAAGAAACCTCGACGTTTTACGACAATTTCCGCAGTGATATTCAGCTGATGAAACAGCTGAATCACAACACTTTCCGCACCTCGATTGCCTGGGCGCGTTTAATTCCCAACGGCACGGGTGACGTGAACCCGCTGGCAGTCAAATTTTATAACGACATGCTGGATGAGCTGTTAGCCAATGGCATTGAGCCTTTTATCAATCTGTTCCATTTCGACATGCCAATGTGTATGCAGGAAAAAGGCGGTTGGGAAAGTCGCGAAGTGGTTGATGCTTACGCTGAGTTTGCGGAAACCTGTTTCCGTCTGTTTGGCGGCAAAGTGAAATTTTGGTTCACCTTCAATGAGCCAATCGTGCCGGTGGAAGGTGGTTATCTGTATGACTTCCATTACCCGAACGTAGTGGATTTCCGCCGTGCCGCTACCGTGGCTTATCACACCATGCTGGCGCACGCCAAAGCGGTACAACGCTACCGCGCACTACAACTGGAAGGTCAGATCGGCATCGTGCTGAACCTGACGCCATCATATCCGCGCTCGCAACATCCGGCGGATTTACAAGCGTCGAAGATTGCCGATCTGTTCTTTAACCGCAGCTTTCTCGACCCGGCAGTGAAAGGCGAATACCCGACGGAATTGGTCGAACTGCTCAAACAATATGATCAGCTGCCGAATTGTGAAGCCGGTGATGCCGAACTGCTGGCACAAGGCAAAGTCGATTTGCTGGGGGTAAATTATTACCAGCCACGCCGTGTGAAAGCCCGCGCCAATGCGGTGAACCCGGGCAGCCCGTTTATGCCGGAATGGTTCTTCGATTATTACGAAATGCCTGGCCGCAAAATGAACCCGCACCGCGGTTGGGAAATCTACGAAAAAGGCATCTACGACATTCTGACCAACCTGCGCGATAACTACGGCAACATTTCTTCTTACATTTCGGAAAACGGTATGGGTGTCGAAGGGGAAGAGAAATTCCTCGTTGATGGTCAGATCCAAGATGCCTACCGCATCGATTTTATCCGCAACCACCTGCAATGGTTACACCGCGGCATCAGCGAAAACTGTGCCTGTAAGGGCTATCACCTGTGGACCTTTATCGATAACTGGTCGTGGAGCAACGCCTACAAAAACCGCTACGGCTTTGTGCAACTCGATCTCGCTACACAAAAACGCACGGTGAAAAAGAGTGGCGAATGGTTCGCCGATGTCTCCCGCAATAACGGTTTTTGA
- a CDS encoding PTS sugar transporter subunit IIC, with protein sequence MSAYDKMVTMIEDTVTPLAAKLGQQKYITSIRDGFIAALPFMIVGSFMLVFIFPPFDPETKWGFARAWLDFAKTYQNQLLLPFQLSMGVMTLFISVGVAASLGRHYKLDPITTGLLSLMSFLLVAAPVKDGTISTQYFSGQGIFTALICAIYATEVYAFLKRKNITIRLPEQVPTGVARSFEVLVPVLAIILTLHPLNLFIESETGMILPQAIMSLVKPLVSASDSLPAILISLFICQVLWFAGIHGALIVTGIMNPFWMANLAENQAALASGGELTHIYLQGFWDHYLLIGGVGSTLPLAFLLLRSKAIHLRTIGKMGVVPGLFNINEPILFGAPIVMNPVFFLPFILVPMVNAVLAYVATSMGLVARVVSLTPWTSPAPLGASWAANWAFSPVIMCLVCMAMSAVMYYPFLKAYERTLLKQEEETAAEAHAGQPVTA encoded by the coding sequence ATGAGTGCATATGACAAAATGGTGACGATGATTGAAGATACAGTCACGCCACTGGCCGCCAAACTGGGGCAACAGAAATACATCACGTCCATCCGTGATGGTTTTATCGCTGCACTGCCGTTTATGATTGTCGGTAGTTTCATGCTGGTATTTATTTTTCCACCGTTTGATCCGGAAACCAAATGGGGCTTTGCGCGGGCATGGCTCGATTTTGCCAAAACCTATCAAAACCAGCTGTTGTTGCCTTTCCAACTCAGTATGGGTGTGATGACGCTGTTCATTTCCGTGGGTGTTGCCGCCAGTTTAGGTCGTCACTATAAACTGGACCCGATCACCACCGGTTTGTTGTCACTGATGTCGTTCCTGTTAGTGGCGGCACCGGTTAAAGACGGCACCATTTCCACGCAGTATTTCTCAGGCCAAGGTATCTTTACCGCGCTGATCTGTGCGATCTATGCCACCGAGGTGTATGCGTTCCTGAAACGTAAAAACATCACCATCCGTTTGCCAGAACAAGTGCCGACCGGTGTGGCTCGTTCATTTGAAGTACTGGTGCCAGTGCTGGCGATCATCCTGACGCTGCACCCGCTGAATCTGTTTATCGAAAGTGAAACCGGCATGATCCTGCCACAAGCCATCATGTCACTGGTGAAACCATTGGTATCTGCGTCTGACAGCTTGCCAGCCATTCTGATCTCTTTGTTTATCTGTCAGGTTTTGTGGTTTGCCGGTATTCACGGTGCACTGATCGTCACCGGCATCATGAACCCATTCTGGATGGCCAATCTGGCGGAAAACCAAGCCGCACTGGCTTCCGGTGGTGAATTAACCCATATCTATCTGCAAGGTTTCTGGGATCACTATCTGTTGATCGGTGGTGTTGGTTCAACCCTGCCACTGGCCTTCCTGCTGCTGCGCAGTAAAGCCATTCACCTGCGCACCATTGGCAAAATGGGTGTGGTACCGGGGCTGTTTAACATCAACGAACCGATCCTGTTCGGTGCGCCAATCGTGATGAACCCAGTGTTCTTCCTGCCATTCATTCTGGTGCCAATGGTCAATGCGGTGCTGGCGTATGTTGCTACCAGCATGGGTTTAGTGGCACGCGTCGTGTCACTGACACCGTGGACCAGCCCAGCCCCGCTGGGTGCATCCTGGGCTGCTAACTGGGCCTTTAGCCCGGTGATCATGTGCCTGGTATGTATGGCGATGTCTGCGGTGATGTATTACCCATTCCTGAAAGCGTACGAACGTACCCTGCTGAAACAGGAAGAAGAAACGGCCGCTGAAGCACACGCTGGCCAACCTGTGACTGCATAA
- a CDS encoding PTS sugar transporter subunit IIB: MNKIMLCCSAGMSTSLLVKKMVAEAEKRQLPVEIKAFGAAEFDEQVSKYQVVLLGPQVKYMLADLQSRAKPFGVPVEPIAMPDYGMQRGDKVLDFALSLIK; encoded by the coding sequence ATGAACAAAATTATGCTGTGTTGTTCAGCGGGTATGTCGACCAGTTTGCTGGTGAAAAAAATGGTCGCTGAAGCAGAAAAACGTCAGTTGCCCGTGGAGATCAAAGCCTTCGGGGCCGCGGAGTTTGATGAACAGGTATCCAAGTATCAGGTGGTTTTACTTGGGCCGCAGGTGAAATACATGCTCGCAGATCTACAGTCGCGGGCGAAACCGTTCGGTGTTCCGGTAGAGCCTATCGCAATGCCCGATTACGGCATGCAACGCGGAGATAAGGTGCTGGATTTTGCCCTGTCTCTGATCAAGTAA
- a CDS encoding PTS transporter subunit EIIC — MSGIAFGGKGASLPTNKMNDEAAMGSYWMQLMVSAIEQWMTPLARYLTKSRYLVALRDGFQLAMPFVIVGSLCVPLLYPPFLPDSTNWLAIIWNHVSIDYRAVWLPPYQITMGLISLLVSFGAAASLAKSYGLPERLSGLTGSVSFMLLAGFYQNGGVDARYLGGMGLFTAIIAAIYSIEIIRFFYQRNWTIRVPDEVPKITSSGFLLIIPLFFILISLTLLNLLLQQHFGAVFPELVEKVFRPMIIASDSLPAVWLSLLICNLLWFMGIHGALLITGIMYPFWMSNILDNQAALAAGQVLPHIYVHAFWDFYLLIGGVGSTLPLAFMALRSRSLQLRSAGKLGLLPSLFNINEPILFGFPIIMNPLFLVPFLFAPLFNATLAWYLTDWGWLDRFVAILPWSMPSPIGAAWSANGSWRTALMSLLAFTNAWIIYYPFFKVHERLLLENKRAVMQKKGY, encoded by the coding sequence GTGTCAGGGATTGCTTTTGGAGGTAAAGGCGCTAGTCTGCCAACGAATAAAATGAACGATGAGGCAGCAATGGGTTCCTACTGGATGCAGTTGATGGTGTCGGCGATAGAGCAATGGATGACGCCGCTGGCGCGTTATCTGACAAAAAGCCGCTATCTGGTTGCCCTGCGCGATGGATTCCAGCTTGCCATGCCATTTGTTATTGTGGGCAGTCTCTGCGTGCCATTGCTGTACCCACCTTTTTTACCCGATAGCACCAATTGGCTGGCAATCATCTGGAATCACGTTTCCATCGACTATCGTGCGGTCTGGTTACCGCCTTATCAAATTACAATGGGGTTGATTTCGCTGCTGGTTTCTTTCGGTGCGGCGGCCAGTCTGGCGAAAAGTTATGGTTTACCTGAGCGACTTTCAGGTTTAACCGGTTCAGTTAGCTTTATGTTATTGGCGGGCTTTTATCAAAATGGTGGTGTGGATGCTCGTTATTTGGGCGGCATGGGCTTATTTACCGCCATCATCGCTGCTATCTATTCTATTGAAATAATACGTTTTTTCTATCAACGTAATTGGACTATCCGCGTGCCGGATGAAGTGCCCAAGATCACCTCCAGCGGCTTTCTGCTGATTATTCCGCTGTTTTTTATCCTGATCAGCCTGACGTTGCTGAATTTATTGTTGCAACAACATTTCGGTGCCGTATTCCCTGAATTGGTGGAAAAAGTCTTCCGCCCGATGATCATCGCCTCAGATAGTTTGCCGGCGGTGTGGTTGTCCTTACTGATCTGTAACTTATTGTGGTTTATGGGCATTCATGGGGCGTTATTGATCACTGGCATCATGTATCCATTCTGGATGTCGAACATACTGGATAATCAGGCCGCATTGGCGGCTGGGCAGGTATTACCACATATCTATGTGCATGCGTTCTGGGATTTTTATCTGTTGATTGGTGGCGTTGGTTCAACACTGCCGCTGGCGTTTATGGCGTTACGCAGCCGTTCGCTGCAATTACGCTCTGCCGGCAAACTGGGTTTGTTGCCCTCGCTGTTTAATATCAATGAGCCGATCCTGTTTGGTTTTCCGATTATCATGAACCCGTTGTTTTTAGTGCCATTTCTGTTTGCGCCGCTGTTTAATGCGACACTGGCCTGGTATCTGACCGATTGGGGCTGGCTGGATCGTTTTGTTGCTATATTACCCTGGTCGATGCCATCACCGATTGGCGCCGCTTGGTCGGCAAATGGTAGCTGGCGCACGGCGTTGATGAGCCTGCTTGCTTTCACCAATGCTTGGATCATCTATTACCCGTTCTTCAAAGTGCATGAACGTCTACTGTTAGAAAATAAACGGGCTGTAATGCAGAAAAAGGGTTATTAA
- a CDS encoding LacI family DNA-binding transcriptional regulator gives MTTIIDVCKLANVSKATVSRVLSGNRKVKEDTRDVVMRAVEQLNYRPNQLAQTLATKVSNTVGVITNGLTDSQLGQMLRQLDAVLWGQGRSFILANGVDGSTSLADKLAFLASRHCDAILLLGKNYDQRWFDELDAGNLPPLLTMNLALEDVDGVQFDQALTAELACNYLYSHGHSQIAVLLESGSGGEQVLQGYRRALENRSLPFNKQLVAQHTDSTTALSMLINRYIPFTAVLVPDDHQAIEVIRTLAQYNIQVPQEVSVISLMTGIEGERYTPAITGFEVPEEKMLQSLLRLLDDAIKGGGQGGTDVAREFMGRLVIRQSVRSME, from the coding sequence ATGACCACGATTATTGATGTATGTAAGTTGGCCAATGTATCTAAAGCCACCGTTTCTCGGGTCTTAAGTGGTAACCGTAAGGTGAAAGAAGATACCCGCGATGTGGTGATGCGTGCCGTGGAACAGCTCAACTATCGTCCTAACCAATTGGCGCAGACTCTGGCAACCAAAGTTAGCAACACCGTTGGCGTGATCACCAATGGCCTGACTGACAGTCAGCTGGGGCAGATGTTGCGTCAGCTCGATGCGGTGTTGTGGGGGCAGGGACGTAGTTTTATTCTCGCCAATGGCGTAGATGGTAGCACCTCTCTGGCTGATAAATTGGCCTTTCTGGCTTCCCGCCACTGCGATGCGATTTTGTTGTTAGGTAAAAATTACGATCAACGCTGGTTCGATGAACTGGATGCCGGCAATTTACCGCCCTTGCTCACCATGAATTTGGCGTTGGAAGATGTAGATGGTGTGCAATTTGATCAGGCACTGACCGCGGAACTGGCTTGCAACTATCTATATTCACATGGTCACTCCCAGATCGCTGTGTTGCTGGAATCCGGCAGTGGCGGCGAGCAAGTGTTGCAAGGTTATCGCCGCGCTTTAGAAAATCGCAGCCTGCCATTCAATAAACAACTGGTGGCGCAACATACCGACAGCACGACCGCACTGAGTATGCTGATCAATCGTTATATTCCGTTTACCGCCGTACTGGTGCCGGATGATCACCAGGCGATTGAAGTCATTCGCACCTTGGCGCAATACAACATCCAGGTGCCGCAGGAAGTCTCGGTGATTAGTCTGATGACTGGGATCGAAGGCGAGCGTTATACCCCCGCGATCACTGGTTTTGAAGTACCGGAAGAGAAGATGCTGCAGTCATTATTACGTTTGCTGGATGATGCCATCAAAGGCGGCGGGCAAGGTGGCACCGATGTTGCGCGTGAATTTATGGGACGTCTGGTGATCCGTCAGTCAGTCCGTTCCATGGAATAA
- the glnG gene encoding nitrogen regulation protein NR(I), with translation MAAKVWIVDDDSSIRWVLERALSAEHFECESFEDGESLLAALDNNQSIPDVIVSDIRMPGIDGLSLLQLIQEKQPDIPVIIMTAHSDLDSAVNAYQSGAFEYLPKPFDIDEAVALVQRAESHLREQRNKRRARQQVATTAPEIIGEAPAMQEVFRAIGRLARSSISVLINGQSGTGKELVAHALHRHSPRAAKPFIALNMAAIPKDLIESELFGHEKGAFTGANSVRQGRFEQANGGTLFLDEIGDMPLDVQTRLLRVLADGQFYRVGGHQSIQVDVRIIAATHQDLEKRVQAGDFREDLFHRLNVIRIHIPSLRERREDIPKLAQHFLLRAAKELNVEAKMLHADTEAYISRLPWPGNVRQLENVCRWLTVMASGQEVLVSDLPPELLNPIEERQTPGKEPVSLRWQDQLQQWIAQKLARGEVDILSEALPEFERIMLNTALQHTHGHKQEAARLLGWGRNTLTRKLKELDMN, from the coding sequence ATGGCAGCCAAAGTCTGGATTGTCGATGATGACAGCTCTATCCGCTGGGTTCTGGAACGAGCGCTGAGTGCAGAGCATTTTGAATGTGAATCATTTGAAGATGGCGAGAGTCTGTTAGCTGCACTGGATAATAATCAGAGTATACCGGACGTCATCGTATCGGATATTCGTATGCCCGGCATTGATGGACTCTCCTTATTGCAGTTGATCCAGGAGAAACAGCCGGATATTCCGGTCATCATCATGACCGCACATTCGGATCTGGACAGTGCGGTGAATGCCTATCAAAGCGGTGCATTCGAGTATTTACCGAAACCATTTGATATTGATGAAGCCGTCGCACTGGTGCAGCGTGCTGAAAGCCATTTACGTGAGCAGCGCAATAAGCGTCGCGCGCGTCAGCAAGTGGCAACAACAGCGCCGGAAATTATCGGTGAAGCACCGGCGATGCAGGAAGTTTTCCGCGCGATCGGCCGTCTGGCTCGCTCCTCTATTTCCGTGCTGATCAATGGCCAATCCGGTACCGGTAAAGAACTGGTAGCACATGCACTGCACCGTCATAGCCCGCGTGCAGCCAAACCGTTTATTGCGTTGAATATGGCCGCCATACCAAAAGATCTGATCGAATCAGAACTGTTTGGTCATGAAAAAGGCGCGTTTACCGGAGCAAATAGCGTTCGTCAGGGGCGTTTTGAACAGGCCAATGGCGGTACCCTGTTTTTAGATGAGATCGGTGATATGCCACTCGATGTGCAAACACGTTTGTTGCGCGTGTTAGCCGATGGCCAGTTTTATCGCGTTGGTGGTCATCAATCGATCCAAGTCGATGTGCGAATTATTGCCGCAACCCATCAGGATTTAGAAAAACGAGTGCAAGCTGGCGATTTCCGTGAAGATTTATTTCATCGTCTGAACGTCATTCGTATTCATATTCCATCGCTGCGCGAACGGCGTGAAGATATTCCAAAACTGGCTCAGCATTTCTTACTGCGTGCAGCAAAAGAGCTGAATGTAGAAGCAAAAATGCTGCATGCAGATACCGAAGCCTACATTAGCCGTCTGCCATGGCCGGGTAACGTGCGCCAGCTGGAAAACGTCTGTCGCTGGTTAACTGTCATGGCTTCTGGTCAGGAAGTGCTGGTCTCTGATCTACCACCGGAATTGCTGAACCCGATTGAAGAGCGTCAGACGCCGGGCAAAGAGCCGGTATCCCTACGCTGGCAGGATCAGTTACAACAATGGATTGCACAGAAACTGGCACGTGGTGAAGTCGATATTCTTTCGGAAGCGTTGCCCGAATTTGAACGCATCATGCTGAATACCGCATTGCAACACACACATGGTCATAAGCAGGAAGCAGCACGCTTACTGGGTTGGGGGCGTAATACCCTGACGCGGAAACTAAAAGAGTTAGATATGAATTAA
- the glnL gene encoding nitrogen regulation protein NR(II), whose translation MESRPDLPKMLLDNLLTAVMLLDKHLIIRYVNPAAEQLLGVSARRVVDHALEQVVDYLSLDLDRLRQCLRAGQGFTDNEVTLVVENEPRSVEVSVIAVYDHQEQLALMELRKIDQQKRISQEQQQHAQQLAARDLVRGLAHEIKNPLGGLRGAAQLLEKALPDEQLKEYTGIIIAQADRLRNLVDRLLGPQRPGRHQVHNVHSVLEQVRRLVEMELPPGIRIVRDYDPSIPDFEMEQEQLQQAFLNIVRNAVEAMHGQGTIRLKTRTVFQITIHGKRYRLAAEIRIIDDGPGIPESIRDTLFYPMVTGKEGGTGLGLSIAQNLIDQHKGRIECVSWPGHTEFCIYLPLRK comes from the coding sequence GTGGAAAGCCGTCCTGACTTACCGAAGATGCTGCTGGATAATCTGCTAACCGCAGTCATGCTGTTGGATAAGCATCTGATCATCCGATATGTCAATCCGGCCGCTGAACAACTGCTGGGGGTAAGTGCCCGGCGCGTGGTCGATCATGCACTGGAACAGGTCGTGGATTACCTGTCCTTAGATCTGGATCGCCTACGCCAGTGTTTGCGTGCAGGTCAGGGCTTTACCGATAACGAAGTCACGCTCGTGGTCGAAAACGAACCACGTAGCGTCGAAGTCAGTGTAATTGCCGTGTATGACCATCAGGAGCAACTCGCACTGATGGAACTGCGCAAGATTGATCAGCAAAAGCGCATCAGTCAGGAACAGCAGCAGCATGCCCAGCAACTGGCCGCCCGCGATCTGGTGCGCGGTCTTGCTCACGAAATTAAAAACCCGCTCGGTGGTTTACGGGGTGCCGCACAGTTACTGGAAAAAGCACTGCCCGATGAACAGTTAAAAGAATATACCGGCATTATCATCGCACAGGCCGATCGTTTGCGTAATCTGGTTGACCGTCTGTTGGGACCACAACGTCCGGGCCGGCATCAGGTACATAATGTGCATTCGGTGCTGGAACAAGTACGCCGTCTGGTCGAGATGGAATTGCCACCCGGCATTCGTATCGTCCGGGATTATGATCCGAGCATTCCAGATTTCGAGATGGAACAGGAACAACTGCAGCAGGCGTTCCTCAATATTGTTCGCAATGCGGTGGAAGCCATGCACGGGCAAGGCACGATCCGCCTGAAAACCCGTACCGTATTTCAAATTACCATCCACGGTAAACGTTATCGTCTGGCCGCCGAAATTCGCATTATTGATGATGGCCCGGGGATTCCGGAAAGTATTCGCGACACCTTGTTTTACCCTATGGTCACCGGCAAAGAGGGTGGCACCGGCTTGGGGTTATCAATCGCACAGAATTTGATTGATCAGCATAAAGGCCGTATTGAATGTGTCAGTTGGCCGGGACACACCGAATTTTGTATCTATTTACCGCTTCGTAAGTAA
- a CDS encoding DUF4124 domain-containing protein, producing the protein MKIISGIWFALGLSWAVQAANENATVYYWTDAQGVTHFSDRPVAGNPMNSKQVEIVNPPTNNPNPVTENTASSAVQTTPTIAYTLSISSPQSEQTIRDNEGRISVQNQLSPALTAENPAQLVLYVDGNRYGCNPASLSCEATNVERGAHQLRTELISQSGKILASSESITVYLFRVTAIK; encoded by the coding sequence ATGAAAATCATATCAGGTATCTGGTTCGCTCTCGGATTGTCTTGGGCGGTGCAGGCTGCAAATGAAAATGCCACTGTCTATTATTGGACGGATGCGCAGGGAGTGACGCATTTCAGTGACAGACCCGTTGCCGGCAACCCCATGAATAGTAAACAAGTTGAAATAGTAAACCCGCCAACTAACAATCCCAATCCAGTTACTGAAAATACAGCCTCCTCAGCCGTACAAACCACGCCAACTATTGCCTATACCCTCAGTATTTCATCACCACAGTCTGAACAAACTATCCGCGATAATGAAGGGCGGATCTCGGTGCAAAATCAACTCAGCCCAGCGCTGACGGCAGAAAATCCAGCGCAGCTAGTGCTCTACGTTGATGGCAATCGTTATGGTTGCAACCCTGCCAGTCTAAGCTGTGAAGCGACGAATGTTGAACGTGGTGCACACCAGCTAAGAACTGAATTAATCTCGCAAAGCGGCAAGATACTTGCATCTTCAGAATCAATTACGGTTTATCTGTTCCGGGTCACAGCCATCAAGTAA
- the glnA gene encoding glutamate--ammonia ligase, whose protein sequence is MSAANVLNMIKENEVKFVDLRFTDTKGKEQHVSIPHHQVNEDFFEDGKMFDGSSIAGWKGINESDMVLMPDATTALMDPFTEESTLIIRCDILEPATMQGYDRDPRSIAKRAEEYLKASGIADTVLFGPEPEFFIFEDVRFENTMSGSFFKIDDPEAAWNSGKEFEGGNKGHRPGVKGGYFPVAPVDSSQDLRSAMCLILEEMGQVVEAHHHEVATAGQNEIATRFNTMTKKADEVQVQKYVIHNVAHAYGKTVTFMPKPMFGDNGSGMHCHQSLGKDGVNLFSGDAYGGLSEMALFYIGGIIKHAKAINAFTNPSTNSYKRLVPGYEAPVMLAYSARNRSASIRIPVVPSPKAARIEVRFPDPAANPYLAFTAQLMAGLDGIINKIHPGDAADKDLYHLPPEEAAQIPQVCGSLDEALKALDADREFLTRGGVFSEDFIDAYIELKNIDVDRLRMTPHPVEYEMYYSV, encoded by the coding sequence ATGTCCGCTGCAAATGTTCTGAATATGATCAAAGAAAACGAAGTTAAATTCGTTGATCTGCGTTTTACTGACACTAAAGGTAAAGAACAACACGTTTCTATACCTCATCACCAAGTCAACGAAGATTTCTTCGAAGACGGTAAAATGTTCGATGGTTCTTCAATCGCTGGTTGGAAAGGTATCAACGAATCAGACATGGTTCTGATGCCTGATGCTACGACTGCCCTGATGGATCCGTTCACCGAAGAATCAACTTTGATCATTCGTTGTGACATTCTGGAACCAGCAACCATGCAAGGCTATGATCGTGACCCACGTTCTATCGCTAAGCGTGCTGAAGAATATCTGAAAGCAAGCGGCATCGCTGATACCGTGCTGTTCGGACCAGAACCAGAATTCTTCATTTTTGAAGACGTTCGTTTCGAAAACACCATGAGTGGTTCTTTCTTCAAGATCGATGATCCTGAAGCAGCATGGAACTCAGGTAAAGAATTCGAAGGTGGTAACAAAGGTCACCGTCCAGGCGTTAAAGGTGGTTACTTCCCAGTAGCACCAGTTGACTCCTCACAAGATCTGCGTTCTGCAATGTGTTTGATCCTAGAAGAAATGGGTCAAGTAGTTGAAGCGCATCACCACGAAGTAGCAACTGCTGGTCAGAACGAAATCGCAACTCGTTTCAACACCATGACTAAGAAAGCTGACGAAGTTCAGGTGCAGAAATACGTTATCCATAACGTAGCTCACGCTTACGGCAAAACCGTAACTTTCATGCCAAAACCAATGTTTGGCGACAACGGTTCAGGTATGCACTGTCACCAGTCTCTGGGTAAAGACGGCGTGAACCTGTTCTCTGGTGACGCTTACGGTGGACTGTCAGAAATGGCACTGTTCTACATCGGCGGTATCATCAAACACGCTAAAGCTATCAACGCGTTCACTAACCCATCAACCAACTCTTACAAGCGTCTGGTTCCTGGTTATGAAGCACCTGTAATGCTGGCTTACTCTGCACGTAACCGTTCAGCGTCAATCCGTATTCCAGTAGTACCAAGCCCGAAAGCAGCTCGTATCGAAGTTCGCTTCCCGGATCCAGCAGCTAACCCATACCTGGCGTTCACCGCTCAGTTGATGGCCGGTCTGGATGGTATCATCAACAAAATCCACCCAGGCGATGCTGCAGACAAAGATCTGTATCACCTGCCACCAGAAGAAGCGGCTCAGATCCCACAAGTTTGTGGTTCTTTAGACGAAGCTCTGAAAGCGCTGGATGCAGACCGTGAGTTCCTGACTCGTGGTGGCGTATTCTCCGAAGATTTCATCGATGCTTACATCGAACTGAAAAACATCGACGTAGATCGCCTGCGCATGACTCCGCACCCAGTTGAATACGAAATGTACTATTCTGTATAA